Proteins found in one Campylobacter canadensis genomic segment:
- the ureC gene encoding urease subunit alpha has translation MFKITRAEYASHFGPTTGDSIRLADTNLFAKVEKDYTKYGEECKFGGGKTLRDGMGQNSRLLDKDVVDLVITNALIIDYTGIYKADIGIKNGKIHAIGKGGNPDITDDIDFVTGVGTEALAGEGMIVTAGGVDTHIHFINPEQVDEALSNGITTLFGGGTGPNDGSKATTCTPGIFNIKRMLQGTDDLPINIGLYAKGHGSNVEANLEQLRAGAAGLKIHEDWGTTKSAIDNALKAAEIADVSVGIHTDTLNEYGCVEDTKAAIAGRTIHTFHTEGAGGGHAPDIIKLAGEPNILPASTNPTMPFTVNTIEEHLDMLMVCHHLSKNVKEDVAFADSRIRKETIGAEDVLHDMGVISIMSSDSQAMGRIGEVVSRTWQTAHKMKMQRGVLEGDAEHDDNNRIKRYVAKYTINPAIAAGVSEYIGSVEVGKIADLVLWDPKTFGTKPKMIIKGGFCLHSVMGDSNASIPTPQPVMHRNMFGAYGVALHETCYSFMCKMAVDANVAKEYGIKKQVLAIKGAASAKKSDMKLNNATPKIEVDPQTYVVTVDGKEAYSEPLNELPLAQRYYLF, from the coding sequence ATGTTTAAAATTACTAGAGCAGAATATGCATCACATTTTGGTCCTACAACAGGGGACAGTATAAGACTAGCAGATACAAACCTTTTTGCTAAAGTTGAAAAAGATTACACTAAATATGGTGAAGAATGTAAATTTGGTGGTGGTAAAACACTTCGTGATGGCATGGGACAAAACTCACGCTTACTAGATAAAGATGTAGTTGATTTAGTTATTACTAACGCTCTTATTATTGACTATACAGGAATTTACAAAGCTGATATTGGTATTAAAAATGGTAAAATCCACGCTATTGGTAAAGGTGGTAACCCTGATATTACTGATGATATTGACTTTGTTACAGGTGTTGGTACTGAAGCTCTTGCTGGTGAAGGTATGATTGTTACTGCAGGTGGTGTTGATACACATATTCACTTTATTAACCCTGAACAAGTTGATGAAGCTTTAAGTAACGGTATTACAACATTATTTGGTGGTGGTACTGGTCCAAACGATGGTTCAAAAGCTACTACTTGCACACCAGGAATTTTTAATATTAAAAGAATGTTACAAGGAACTGATGATTTACCAATTAATATCGGTTTATACGCAAAAGGACATGGTTCAAATGTTGAAGCTAACCTTGAGCAATTAAGAGCTGGTGCTGCTGGTCTTAAAATCCACGAAGACTGGGGAACAACTAAGAGTGCGATTGACAATGCTTTAAAAGCTGCTGAAATTGCTGATGTTTCTGTTGGAATTCACACTGATACACTAAACGAATATGGTTGCGTTGAAGATACAAAAGCTGCTATTGCAGGTAGAACAATCCATACTTTCCACACAGAAGGTGCAGGTGGAGGACACGCTCCTGATATTATCAAACTAGCAGGCGAACCAAATATTTTACCAGCATCAACTAACCCAACTATGCCATTTACAGTAAATACTATTGAAGAGCATTTAGATATGCTAATGGTATGCCACCACTTAAGCAAAAATGTTAAAGAAGACGTTGCTTTTGCTGATAGCCGTATTAGAAAAGAAACAATAGGTGCTGAAGACGTATTACACGATATGGGTGTAATTTCTATTATGAGTTCTGACTCTCAAGCTATGGGAAGAATTGGCGAAGTTGTAAGTAGAACTTGGCAAACAGCTCATAAAATGAAAATGCAAAGAGGTGTTTTAGAAGGTGATGCAGAACACGATGATAATAATCGTATTAAACGCTATGTAGCAAAATATACAATCAACCCAGCAATAGCTGCAGGTGTTAGTGAATATATTGGTAGCGTTGAAGTTGGTAAAATTGCTGACCTAGTTTTATGGGACCCAAAAACATTTGGAACAAAACCAAAAATGATTATCAAAGGTGGATTTTGCTTACATTCAGTAATGGGCGATAGCAACGCATCAATCCCTACCCCACAACCAGTAATGCATAGAAATATGTTCGGTGCTTATGGTGTAGCATTACACGAAACTTGCTATAGCTTTATGTGCAAAATGGCAGTTGATGCAAATGTAGCTAAAGAATATGGTATTAAAAAACAAGTTCTAGCTATTAAAGGTGCAGCAAGTGCTAAAAAATCTGATATGAAGCTAAATAATGCTACTCCTAAAATTGAAGTAGACCCACAAACTTATGTGGTTACAGTTGATGGTAAAGAAGCTTATAGCGAACCATTAAATGAATTACCATTAGCACAAAGATATTACTTATTCTAG
- a CDS encoding urease accessory protein UreF: MLGQFLFDSTFANGAYSHSFGLESYISWGKIKNEQSYQVWLESYMLDVFAPADAAVYILACKLKEKRLSLLKLARIANASIASFESRTGAINMARATLKNTEFMHNDLAKWYFKICDNDNYTHPAIAFSVLADDKVESYAYACIKTLTQNATRAIPLSYRKSSELLYKNIDLAKKCALKAKQIADNSLKNNSFSLNNCDYRLFSTHHELDIAMFAHEKLDFRLFMS, encoded by the coding sequence ATGTTAGGGCAATTTTTATTTGATAGCACCTTTGCTAATGGTGCATACTCACATAGCTTTGGTCTTGAAAGCTATATTTCTTGGGGTAAGATAAAAAATGAGCAAAGTTATCAAGTATGGCTAGAAAGTTATATGCTTGATGTTTTTGCCCCTGCTGATGCTGCTGTATATATACTTGCTTGCAAATTAAAAGAAAAAAGACTTAGCCTTTTAAAACTAGCAAGAATTGCAAATGCTTCAATAGCAAGTTTTGAATCAAGAACTGGTGCAATAAATATGGCAAGGGCAACTTTGAAAAATACTGAATTTATGCATAATGACTTAGCAAAATGGTATTTTAAAATCTGCGATAACGACAACTATACTCATCCTGCTATTGCTTTTAGCGTTTTAGCTGATGATAAAGTTGAAAGTTATGCTTATGCTTGTATAAAAACTCTTACACAAAATGCAACTCGTGCTATACCACTATCTTATAGAAAATCAAGCGAATTGCTTTATAAAAACATAGATTTAGCAAAAAAGTGTGCATTAAAGGCTAAGCAAATAGCTGATAATTCTTTAAAAAATAATTCCTTTAGTTTAAATAATTGTGATTATAGATTATTTAGCACACATCATGAGCTAGATATTGCTATGTTTGCACACGAAAAACTTGATTTTAGGTTATTTATGTCTTGA
- the ureB gene encoding urease subunit beta: protein MKLGEIIYAQGDIVCNEGREAIELEVTNSGDRPVQVGSHFHFYETNALLVFDREKARGKRLDIISGTAVRFEPGVKKTVKLIDLAGAREVWGQNCKINGKL, encoded by the coding sequence ATGAAACTTGGTGAAATTATTTATGCACAAGGCGATATCGTTTGCAACGAAGGTCGTGAAGCAATAGAATTAGAAGTTACAAACAGTGGTGATAGACCTGTTCAAGTTGGCTCTCACTTTCATTTTTATGAAACAAATGCACTTTTAGTTTTTGATAGAGAAAAAGCTCGTGGAAAACGCTTAGATATCATAAGCGGTACTGCAGTTCGTTTTGAACCAGGTGTAAAGAAAACGGTTAAATTAATTGATTTAGCAGGTGCTCGTGAAGTATGGGGACAAAACTGCAAAATTAATGGAAAATTATAA
- a CDS encoding urease accessory protein UreE, producing the protein MIVKTILGNIKDYDTKGKSIDKVKVSPDDRLKHILRLKSDSGIEIGVSLDGGHFHNGDVLAEDDTRIFVVDCLPQNVIVIKAKDMMQMGFVAHSIGNRHTPAVFEDGMMIVEDDYLIAQWLDENKVEYERTSKVLRHALKHASHHH; encoded by the coding sequence ATGATAGTTAAAACCATACTAGGCAATATAAAAGACTATGATACAAAAGGCAAAAGCATAGATAAAGTAAAAGTATCGCCTGATGATAGATTAAAACATATACTTAGATTAAAAAGTGATAGTGGAATTGAAATAGGCGTTAGTCTAGATGGTGGTCATTTTCATAATGGTGATGTATTAGCAGAAGATGATACAAGAATTTTTGTGGTAGATTGCCTACCACAAAATGTTATTGTGATTAAAGCTAAGGATATGATGCAAATGGGTTTTGTTGCTCACTCTATTGGAAATAGACATACTCCAGCTGTATTTGAAGATGGTATGATGATAGTTGAAGATGATTATTTAATTGCACAATGGCTAGATGAAAATAAGGTTGAGTACGAAAGAACTTCAAAAGTGTTACGCCACGCTTTAAAACATGCGAGTCATCACCACTAA
- a CDS encoding DJ-1 family glyoxalase III, translating into MKNILIPFANGNEDIELISIVDILTRAKNGGAKLNIICAALNDSLEVKLDSGLVVKAHTTLNQVDFSTLDGIVLAGGFDGMNNLKNDERIINIIKDLNSKKKLVAALCASPMVLDKAGVIKGDFTCYPGCQNGINANHKSNKFVVVNENVITGIGPIASSFFALTILKELGFKEAYEGVKEGFLINHFNIEF; encoded by the coding sequence ATGAAAAATATACTAATTCCATTTGCAAATGGCAATGAGGATATAGAGCTAATAAGTATTGTTGATATTTTAACAAGGGCAAAAAATGGTGGTGCAAAACTCAATATTATTTGTGCAGCTTTAAACGATAGCTTAGAAGTAAAGCTTGATAGCGGACTTGTTGTAAAAGCACATACAACGCTTAATCAAGTAGATTTTTCAACTCTTGATGGTATTGTTTTAGCGGGTGGTTTTGATGGAATGAATAATCTTAAAAATGATGAAAGAATTATAAATATCATTAAAGATTTAAATTCAAAGAAAAAACTCGTAGCAGCGCTTTGTGCATCGCCTATGGTGTTAGATAAAGCAGGTGTTATTAAGGGTGATTTTACTTGTTATCCAGGTTGTCAAAATGGCATTAACGCAAATCATAAAAGCAATAAATTTGTAGTGGTAAATGAAAACGTAATTACAGGAATTGGCCCTATTGCATCAAGCTTTTTTGCTTTAACTATTTTAAAAGAGCTTGGTTTTAAAGAAGCTTATGAAGGTGTAAAAGAAGGTTTTTTAATTAATCATTTTAATATCGAGTTTTAA
- a CDS encoding Sua5 YciO YrdC YwlC family protein, which produces MIYLAQTDTTAGFLSKDLKKINALKNRDENQPCLITTAKFSELKTLARIPNAFKNYVRRAKKTTFIYANKKAIRVVRDCKHAEFLRENGYFYSSSANKHGCKFDEKWARSVADIIVDENFFESSPSSIKKFSKKRMFKIR; this is translated from the coding sequence ATGATTTATCTTGCACAAACTGATACTACAGCAGGTTTTTTAAGTAAGGATTTAAAAAAAATAAACGCTTTAAAAAATAGAGATGAAAATCAACCTTGCTTAATAACCACTGCTAAATTTAGCGAATTAAAAACTCTTGCTAGAATTCCAAATGCTTTTAAAAACTATGTAAGAAGGGCAAAAAAAACTACCTTTATTTATGCAAATAAAAAGGCTATTCGTGTTGTAAGAGATTGTAAGCATGCAGAATTTTTAAGAGAGAATGGATATTTTTATTCTTCATCAGCAAATAAGCACGGATGTAAATTTGATGAAAAGTGGGCAAGAAGTGTTGCTGATATTATTGTAGATGAGAATTTTTTTGAAAGCAGTCCTTCAAGTATAAAAAAATTCTCAAAAAAAAGAATGTTTAAGATTCGCTAA